One window of Hymenobacter sp. BRD128 genomic DNA carries:
- a CDS encoding anthranilate synthase component I family protein encodes MLTIPLADLPADFRIRALQWAAQFAHCAYYEPNDLQQSAAGTFSRLLAVAHAAPTAPGSLASLATYLASPAALPHCGFVTYDVKNEIEQLSSQNFSGFDWPALHFFQPAICLRWHANTLTIEGQTAGVLAAILATEVASPSRPAVPPLRPRLPRADYLQAVADVREDILNGEVYELNLCQEFYAEGGRLDPVATFWRLNEASPAPYAGFLRHHDHYLLCASPELFIAKQQSVITSQPIKGTRRRGTTPADDEQQRLALLHDEKERAENLMIVDLVRNDLARVARTGTVRVPELFGTYGFRHVWQLISTVSAELRPEVGLADILRATFPMGSMTGAPKIRAMQLSEHYEASRRGLYSGSLGYVLPDGDFTFNVVIRSLQYRADTGYLSLQVGSAITYDSVPAQEYAECLLKAQGVLEALGTVIRE; translated from the coding sequence ATGCTGACTATTCCGCTCGCCGACCTCCCGGCCGACTTTCGCATCCGCGCCCTGCAATGGGCGGCTCAGTTTGCGCATTGCGCTTATTATGAGCCTAATGACTTGCAGCAGTCGGCCGCCGGCACTTTCAGCCGGCTGCTGGCCGTGGCGCACGCCGCGCCCACGGCGCCCGGCTCGCTGGCTAGCCTGGCCACGTACCTGGCTAGCCCGGCGGCGCTGCCGCACTGCGGCTTCGTGACCTACGATGTTAAAAATGAGATTGAGCAGTTGAGCAGCCAGAATTTTTCGGGCTTTGACTGGCCGGCGCTGCACTTTTTTCAGCCCGCAATCTGCCTGCGCTGGCACGCCAATACGCTCACCATCGAGGGCCAAACGGCGGGCGTGCTGGCCGCGATTCTGGCTACTGAGGTGGCTAGCCCGTCCCGGCCCGCCGTGCCGCCGCTGCGCCCGCGCCTGCCGCGAGCCGACTATCTGCAAGCTGTGGCCGACGTGCGTGAGGACATTCTCAACGGCGAGGTGTACGAACTGAACCTATGTCAGGAATTTTACGCCGAAGGCGGGCGGCTCGACCCGGTCGCCACGTTCTGGCGGCTCAACGAGGCCTCACCTGCACCCTACGCAGGCTTTCTGCGCCACCACGACCACTATTTACTGTGCGCCTCGCCCGAGCTGTTTATTGCTAAACAGCAGTCGGTTATCACCTCCCAGCCCATCAAAGGCACCCGGCGGCGCGGCACCACCCCGGCCGACGATGAGCAGCAGCGGCTAGCCCTGCTGCACGACGAAAAGGAACGCGCCGAAAACCTGATGATAGTAGACCTGGTGCGCAACGACCTAGCCCGCGTGGCGCGCACCGGCACCGTGCGCGTGCCCGAATTGTTCGGCACCTACGGCTTCCGGCACGTCTGGCAACTGATTTCGACCGTATCGGCCGAGTTGCGGCCGGAGGTAGGGCTAGCCGATATTCTGCGCGCCACTTTCCCGATGGGCTCCATGACGGGCGCGCCCAAAATCAGGGCCATGCAGCTTAGCGAGCACTACGAGGCTAGCCGGCGCGGCCTCTACAGTGGCAGCCTGGGCTACGTGCTGCCCGATGGCGATTTCACCTTTAACGTGGTGATTCGCAGCCTGCAATACCGCGCCGATACCGGCTACCTCAGCTTGCAAGTCGGCTCGGCTATTACTTATGACTCGGTGCCTGCGCAGGAATACGCCGAGTGCCTGCTCAAAGCCCAGGGCGTGCTGGAAGCACTCGGGACGGTTATCAGGGAGTAG